One Engystomops pustulosus chromosome 7, aEngPut4.maternal, whole genome shotgun sequence DNA window includes the following coding sequences:
- the FADD gene encoding FAS-associated death domain protein — MDTFSVLLLNVSEKLNDKELDDMKFLCQKKIVKKKMETISSPIHLFQQLKELVEISEDDVAFLIELLSTIKRQDLVLEVERYRGGRGAGGERDNLDEAFDIICDNVGKDWKRLIRTLGVTDNTIDQVVNSNPYNMREQLFQCLREWRTKKKDKATVSALVEALDKCRLRLVSERLVEAINLNHGSS, encoded by the exons ATGGACACCTTCTCCGTCCTGTTACTGAACGTCTCCGAGAAGCTGAACGACAAGGAGCTGGACGACATGAAGTTCCTCTGCCAGAAGAAGATCGTCAAGAAGAAGATGGAGACCATCAGCAGCCCCATCCACCTCTTCCAGCAGCTCAAGGAGCTGGTGGAGATCTCCGAGGACGACGTCGCTTTCCTCATCGAGTTACTGAGCACGATAAAACGCCAAGACCTGGTCCTGGAGGTGGAGAGGTACAGAGGGGGCCGAGGCGCCGGCGGGGAGAGGG ATAATCTGGACGAGGCCTTTGACATAATCTGTGACAATGTTGGGAAGGACTGGAAGCGTCTGATCCGGACACTCGGAGTTACGGATAATACAATAGATCAAGTTGTTAATTCTAACCCCTACAACATGCGGGAGCAGCTGTTCCAATGTCTGAGGGAGTGGAGGACCAAGAAGAAGGATAAAGCCACGGTGTCTGCCCTGGTGGAGGCCCTAGACAAGTGCCGGCTGCGGCTCGTGTCTGAGAGACTAGTGGAAGCCATCAACCTCAATCATGGGAGCTCATAG